A DNA window from Coffea arabica cultivar ET-39 chromosome 6c, Coffea Arabica ET-39 HiFi, whole genome shotgun sequence contains the following coding sequences:
- the LOC113694151 gene encoding stress-response A/B barrel domain-containing protein UP3-like, with protein sequence MLCGGVRAAVYGRTSILSFPPPRSSSSPLKSFYFPATTRLYAAQSQPSIKMSASNPPEFIEHIVLFKVKPDIDPSKATAMLNNLSSLTSLDSVLHLTAGPLLRSRSSSLTFTHMLHSRYASKSDLDAYSAHPDHVAVVTNYVKPIIDDNMAVDWVASGAGAVKIPPGSAMRVTFLKLKEGSGEDERNEVLGAIGGIKEKFPGIEQLSFGENFSPGRAKGFSIASIAVFKGVNELEGLDAESEAADKQKDLARDKVDGVVVLDYVVPSSQTASL encoded by the coding sequence ATGCTGTGTGGAGGTGTAAGAGCAGCAGTTTACGGTCGCACAAGCATCTTATCATTTCCTCCTCCCCgctcttcttcttctccgcTCAAATCCTTCTACTTTCCCGCCACTACCCGCCTCTACGCCGCTCAATCACAACCGTCCATCAAAATGTCCGCCAGCAATCCACCTGAGTTCATCGAGCATATCGTCCTCTTCAAAGTCAAACCAGACATTGACCCTTCCAAAGCAACCGCCATGCTCAACAACCTCAGCAGTCTCACCTCACTCGATTCCGTCCTCCACCTCACCGCCGGCCCGCTCCTCCGGTCCCGATCCTCCTCTCTCACCTTCACTCACATGCTCCACTCTCGCTACGCCTCCAAATCCGACCTCGATGCTTACTCCGCACACCCCGACCACGTCGCCGTCGTCACCAATTACGTCAAGCCTATCATCGATGACAATATGGCTGTCGATTGGGTCGCCAGTGGCGCCGGCGCCGTTAAAATTCCTCCCGGTTCGGCTATGAGGGTCAcatttttgaaattgaaggagGGCTCAGGGGAGGATGAGAGAAATGAGGTTTTGGGGGCGATTGGAGGAATCAAAGAGAAGTTTCCGGGGATTGAGCAGTTGAGTTTCGGGGAGAACTTTTCTCCCGGGAGAGCGAAAGGGTTTTCGATCGCCTCTATTGCGGTTTTCAAGGGGGTCAATGAATTGGAGGGATTGGATGCGGAATCGGAGGCGGCCGATAAGCAGAAGGATTTGGCTAGGGATAAGGTAGATGGTGTGGTGGTGCTGGATTACGTGGTTCCTTCGTCGCAGACGGCTAGCCTCTGA
- the LOC113694150 gene encoding uncharacterized protein isoform X2: MDPESLATTTTNAPRKVRFAPKVPPRRDQKTVVTKAEKVEDAVDAAQAEELLRRLNVFVLSHHSCLILHAGPAHVAFGYGGSSPSMRSYGAPKGVSTHHSSYPNAGGAMRRVEKEYKEPWDYYTNYPVTLPLRRPYSGDPEHLDQEEFDEASESLNYDECSTNAAVELGLTEGKETMLFLQLPASMPMIKQLPNTAGSEMADTSKPTKSGELLQKSCSLDELPAGFMGKILVYRSGAVKLKLGDNLYDVSVGLDCVFAQDVVAINDEEKHCCTVGELDKRVIITPDVDSMLDGMADL; encoded by the exons ATGGATCCAGAGTCTCTAGCAACCACGACCACCAATGCACCTAGGAAG GTGAGGTTTGCACCAAAAGTtcctccacgcagagaccaaaAGACTGTCGTCACCAAAGC TGAGAAGGTTGAAGATGCCGTTGATGCTGCTCAGGCTGAGGAACTATTACGCCGGCTTAATGTATTTGTGCTCTCCCATCACAGTTGTTTGATTCTTCATG CTGGACCGGCACATGTGGCATTTGGCTATGGAGGCTCATCACCTTCAATGAGGTCATATGGTGCTCCCAAGGGTGTAAGCACGCATCATAGTTCATATCCTAATG CTGGAGGTGCTATGCGTAGAGTGGAGAAAGAATACAAAGAACCGTGG GATTATTATACCAATTATCCTGTAACACTTCCTTTAAGGAGACCATACTCGGGGGATCCAG AACATCTTGATCAAGAGGAATTTGATGAGGCCTCAGAAAGCTTGAACTATGATGAATGCTCCACAAATGCTGCTGTAGAGCTTGGTCTAACG GAAGGAAAGGAAACCATGTTGTTTCTTCAATTACCTGCAAGCATGCCTATGATAAAGCAATTGCCTAATACGGCTGGCAGTGAGATGGCAGATACTTCTAAACCAACAAAGAGTGGAGAACTTTTGCAGAAGTCCTGTAGTTTGGATGAGTTGCCAGCAGGATTTATGGGTAAAATTTTAGTTTACAGGAGTGGCGCTGTCAAGCTGAAGCTTGGTGACAACCTTTATGAT GTTTCGGTAGGTTTGGATTGTGTATTTGCACAAGATGTTGTTGCCATTAACGATGAAGAAAAGCATTGTTGTACTGTGGGGGAGCTCGATAAGCGCGTCATCATAACCCCAGATGTGGACTCGATGTTAGATGGAATGGCTGACTTGTAG
- the LOC113694150 gene encoding uncharacterized protein isoform X1 — protein MDPESLATTTTNAPRKVRFAPKVPPRRDQKTVVTKAEKVEDAVDAAQAEELLRRLNESSVNVKPKFERKAGPAHVAFGYGGSSPSMRSYGAPKGVSTHHSSYPNAGGAMRRVEKEYKEPWDYYTNYPVTLPLRRPYSGDPEHLDQEEFDEASESLNYDECSTNAAVELGLTEGKETMLFLQLPASMPMIKQLPNTAGSEMADTSKPTKSGELLQKSCSLDELPAGFMGKILVYRSGAVKLKLGDNLYDVSVGLDCVFAQDVVAINDEEKHCCTVGELDKRVIITPDVDSMLDGMADL, from the exons ATGGATCCAGAGTCTCTAGCAACCACGACCACCAATGCACCTAGGAAG GTGAGGTTTGCACCAAAAGTtcctccacgcagagaccaaaAGACTGTCGTCACCAAAGC TGAGAAGGTTGAAGATGCCGTTGATGCTGCTCAGGCTGAGGAACTATTACGCCGGCTTAAT GAATCTTCTGTCAACGTAAAGCCTAAATTTGAAAGGAAAG CTGGACCGGCACATGTGGCATTTGGCTATGGAGGCTCATCACCTTCAATGAGGTCATATGGTGCTCCCAAGGGTGTAAGCACGCATCATAGTTCATATCCTAATG CTGGAGGTGCTATGCGTAGAGTGGAGAAAGAATACAAAGAACCGTGG GATTATTATACCAATTATCCTGTAACACTTCCTTTAAGGAGACCATACTCGGGGGATCCAG AACATCTTGATCAAGAGGAATTTGATGAGGCCTCAGAAAGCTTGAACTATGATGAATGCTCCACAAATGCTGCTGTAGAGCTTGGTCTAACG GAAGGAAAGGAAACCATGTTGTTTCTTCAATTACCTGCAAGCATGCCTATGATAAAGCAATTGCCTAATACGGCTGGCAGTGAGATGGCAGATACTTCTAAACCAACAAAGAGTGGAGAACTTTTGCAGAAGTCCTGTAGTTTGGATGAGTTGCCAGCAGGATTTATGGGTAAAATTTTAGTTTACAGGAGTGGCGCTGTCAAGCTGAAGCTTGGTGACAACCTTTATGAT GTTTCGGTAGGTTTGGATTGTGTATTTGCACAAGATGTTGTTGCCATTAACGATGAAGAAAAGCATTGTTGTACTGTGGGGGAGCTCGATAAGCGCGTCATCATAACCCCAGATGTGGACTCGATGTTAGATGGAATGGCTGACTTGTAG